A region of Chloroflexota bacterium DNA encodes the following proteins:
- a CDS encoding LacI family DNA-binding transcriptional regulator, translating to MAKKRATSKEVAERADVSRTTVSLVLNRVRGTNIPEETRQRVLEVARELNYHPTRTVGLVLCQSPDRIFADAFLPDVLRGLSNRLERQDFRVIVHSVEDVSAPEAYIGLAEEKQIAGIILSGPRSDDQQLPRLHEGGFPIVLLGQLRDSSVPFVDVDNKEGARRAVSHLIGLGHRRIAHITNAPLQYTASEDRWRGYQAALADAGIAYDPDLVRYGDFLQESGYRAMVELLDLRPLPTAAFIASDLVAFGAMVAIKQRGLRIPDDIAIVAFDDVRLAHHIDPPLTTVRLPAYDLGWNAGDMLLKIIYGLDVPEPHILLPTELVVRESCGARRLAPHRNN from the coding sequence ATGGCCAAGAAGCGCGCGACCAGCAAGGAAGTGGCCGAGCGGGCGGATGTCTCGCGGACAACGGTCTCCCTCGTCCTCAATCGCGTTCGTGGCACCAATATCCCCGAGGAGACCCGCCAGCGGGTCCTGGAAGTCGCCCGCGAACTCAACTATCATCCCACCCGCACCGTTGGCCTAGTCCTCTGCCAGAGCCCCGATCGCATCTTCGCCGATGCCTTCTTACCTGACGTACTGCGCGGTCTCAGCAATCGCCTCGAGCGCCAGGATTTCCGCGTCATCGTGCACTCCGTCGAAGACGTCTCCGCGCCAGAAGCCTACATTGGCCTGGCTGAAGAAAAACAGATCGCCGGCATCATCCTCTCCGGCCCTCGCTCCGACGACCAACAGTTGCCTCGCCTTCATGAAGGGGGCTTTCCTATCGTTCTTTTGGGCCAACTTCGTGACTCCAGCGTTCCCTTCGTAGATGTGGACAACAAGGAGGGCGCGCGTCGAGCTGTCTCTCACCTCATCGGTCTGGGACACCGCCGCATTGCCCACATCACCAACGCTCCCCTGCAGTACACCGCGAGTGAAGACCGCTGGCGCGGCTATCAGGCTGCTCTCGCCGACGCAGGCATTGCTTATGACCCGGATCTGGTGCGCTATGGCGATTTCCTACAGGAAAGCGGCTACCGGGCCATGGTGGAACTCCTTGACCTGCGACCCTTGCCCACTGCTGCCTTCATCGCCAGCGACCTGGTCGCCTTCGGGGCAATGGTGGCCATTAAACAGCGTGGCCTACGTATCCCCGATGACATCGCTATCGTCGCCTTTGACGACGTGCGACTAGCCCACCACATTGACCCGCCCCTTACCACAGTCCGCTTGCCCGCTTACGATCTGGGCTGGAATGCCGGCGACATGCTGCTGAAGATCATCTACGGCCTGGACGTGCCGGAACCCCACATCCTCCTGCCCACCGAACTGGTGGTGCGGGAATCGTGCGGT